TAAATAAGGTTATATAATTTTGTCATGGTAAGTGAACTCATTTGGTTGACTTTTTTACGTCCATCGTCCGTTCTTCACAGTGCGTTTGCAATTTCTTTTACATCCCATTAACTTTTTATGCTTTAATGCCTGCTTTGTTGAGACAAGTAACTTATGTTGCACCGGTCGTTTACAGAACATCAACATTGTACAGTAAGGTGGGTTGCTCGAGATAATTGGAACGCGCGCAAACGCACGAGTGCAGATCTTGTAGAACTTGCAATCTGCAATCTGCCGGACACGTGCTCTCTTTTGCGCGTGAGCTTGGAATCGCCTGCTTTGGTTCTGCTGTATAATTAGAGAACTCTGGCAGCAATCGCACGTGGTCTAGAATGCTGTTGGTTGGTAAAATGTGGTGCGATTTGAGGAGGAAAGCAAAAAGTGGTTTCCTAGCATTTCTTCGGTCATGAAGAGCGAAAGGCACTCGGAGGTAGTTGTTGGCCGTTGAGCATTTGGAAATGGGTGTTTTGTTTCGTGGCCACACGCACCTTAAGCCACCGGTAAGATGGTGTGCAGGGGCCTGGCCACTCATTAATTGAAGATATGTAGAACGGAATGATATAATTTGTACGTTGCAGCGATTGGGCGATTGTTTACTGCCATGGGCACATGTGAGAAATGGACGGAGTTGGCCACGTGGTGTATAAAACCACCGATAACCGTGGGCTAAACCATCAGTTCAGCTGCAGCTCAACTCGCGTCAACAACTTTCCACGTGTGTTCAACCCTCCCACGCAACCTTGCCGAACGAGCCCAATTATGAAGGTAAGAGATAGTGAAATCAGCAAATTTCCCTTTCCAAATCATCCAAAGTTAACTTTCCGCATCACGCTTCCGTTTGTTAAGGCGTTCATCGTACTGCTGTCGCTAGCCGTGGCCCTGGTGGCCAGTGCCGTGATTCCGGAATCAGTCGTCGACGACGGCAGGGCAAACCAGGGCCTGGACCGGGAACTGGTGCGCAGCAGACGCAGCGTGGGGTGGGGCGGGGAGCACGACCACCATCACCATGAGGAGCACGTTAAGGAGGTCCACGTTACGAAGACAGTCCACGTGCCCTATCCCGTTGAGAAGAAGGTCCCGGTGATCGTGGAGAAGAAGGTCCCGGTGTACATCAAGGAGAAGCCCAAACCGATCAAGATCAAGATCAAGCGCACCAAGCACTCGCACTCGGGCTAAGGTTTATAGATTAGAGAGGAAGACAGTTTTAAGGTGAAAGTGAAAGAGTGATTGAGGAGTTGTGAAGATCTGCAGAGTGACTGTGTAGTTGTAGAAATAAAATAGTCTGTTTACAAATAAGAAGATTCGGTGTTTTCCATGGAAGAACTTATTGAGAAAATCAGCATTTGTGAATATAGTTCAGCTAATTTTTAGGCAACACTATCTGGCGAAAAACTAtatgaaacaaaaatcaatctcaaacctgacGTTGGTGACTCAATATCGATAAATTTTCGTGGATAATTTAAAGTAAAACATATATATGATTTGctcttttaaacattttcaggaGTTCAGGATTGGAGTTTGTTACCTCTCGCAAGCAATTCTATCAAACTTAAGTTGGTTTTTAAGATGACTTTAACCGGATCTTTTGTCATTCGTCAGCATGAAAAATCGATTTAATCACAGCAAAATTACTTCTGGTCGTAAGAATGTGTTCGACCTCAACgtcaactaataaaaaaaagtatttgcatCTTTGATTCAATTTGCAGCGCATTTCTCTCTACACAAActcctataaaaaaaatcttgtgctTTTtatcttaacggtgcacatcaaccagagctgtAGCACCCAGATTATTGTTACGTCTACAATAAGACAGTTGAATATctctggctgtagaggtcggatcgatctcatatggTACATATTGGTCAATGATAGAACATATTGAAAGAAAGGAAATGCaacaaaaatttctttaaaacatgCCGATGAAAAAAACCCTACCCTACCTTTCTTTCTTTATGTTGTGTTTTTTAAGGAAAAGTTTGTACACGTTCTTAACaattaattacaaaataaaaagttgTATAAATTGCAACATGTTGAGAACAAATCTAAAGCAACTCGAGAAAATGGCGGACAAGCGTTTTGACAGCTGGGATTTTTTTGCAAGTTCTGAGACAACCGGTAACTTACACAAAACTCAGGGTGTAAAACAATAGCTTGCCTTTCTACAGGTTGTAGgttgtaggttgaatattacctctttttttgagtaatattacataaaaaatgtgtttaaatgtgaTTCATCCCCTAACCTACTATTTCCAaaatgatttacaacaaaattggtcaaattttataaatatttcaggattgggtccgtaagttcaacaattttggaataagaatacaacaacttccttggttgctgtgcacccttaaactaaaaaaaatacttttcttgtttcatgTTTATCTATTATATTTTTGTGTACTTTGATAAGTTCATATCTTGTTTAGATTTATTTGAGATTGAGTTTAACGAGGGTCGTGACGCCTTCCTCAATTTTTTCTGCAGTGGCAGCAAGTGCTGTCAGAAGAGAatgaagaaaaagttgaagttttcagcgGTGGTCTTTTCGCCCTATCGTGGGATtttagaaaaatgcaaaaatcgttaaggggatcaaaactgacaaaaaacaaaacgcacagAATTCACggattaaatcccatttaaacgtcaaagtcaaagcgccaggtgTATTGCTTTAGCCTTCGAATGAGGCCacaacggtcaaaatccgttcagccagtcCTGAAATAATCGAGTGCACagacattttctcaaaatttgattctgaatcGATATGTATTCgtaaaggtgggtctaggacgtcaaattcagaagatcaattttcgagtgattttatggcCTTCCCTCAGTAaggcgaggaaggcaaaaactttaCTTAAATTCTGGTCAACTCCATGCGCATTCTGCCAAAGCCAAAAGCCTGTACTGTGTGGCTTCTCTACCTGTAAAATCATCGATGAGGCAAATTCGTGAAGCGTTGGATAAATATTTACCCTTAATgtgttaattaaaataaattgcatATCGTGAACGGTGCAAATTTGAGCTCCCCACCCCCACACTTCGTTCCACGTCCTTCGGTGGGAGTACTGCCAAGAGAAAACAACATTATTAGGACATTTCACTGTATCGTTAAAATCAGACCAACAATTGACAATCGAACCCAATTTTGGGCACAACAGCATAAATTTGTGCCAGACTCTATCATAATGTAAATGGAGTGCGACCAACGATGGCGCGGCCCTTCCGGTTGTTGGCAGGCACGCGCCGTTTGGAGAGCGTGCCCAGGCTCGTTGGTATTGGCGGAAATGTCCGGGAAAGTTTTTGGATGAacatttagagaaaaaaaattggactaaaattaaaaataaagcaaatgcttgaaaaatattttcaacacttttttccaATTAAATTAAAGCTGGCGATATTTTGAGCCGTTTTCAAACATTAGTTCTAATTGATATGATGCTAAACCATGAACCGGAACACGTGGCAAAATGGATGTTACGAATGCTGTAGAGTATGTAATAAATGCTGGTAAAAGCTCAGTTTTCACGTAGGACTAGTATGGCTGCAATCCCGGATAACTGCCGTAATCTGGGGGTCAATTATTGGGCAATAAATTTATGATTGgtggtgggctgtttgtgttTTATGCTTCGTTGTGAACCTGAAGGCATTGGGGTTTTCATGAGAAGTTGTTTTCCGATGAACTTGACACTCAACATTACTTTAtatcataattgaaaattttactaataCTATGAGAAGTGTCGAAATTTGGAACAAGAAATAATTTAaagcagtgtttctcaaccggtgaggaattcccccctgggggggaatttgggcattcttgggggggaatgaggatgcaaaagaaattcaatgtctttaatgtgttttcaaaaattaaatcattttctgATACTTTCTTAGTAATCCTTCATGTTTTCATAtgaatcagaaaattttgatcgaaaaagaagttgactttatagctgtcggccaccattactagtaccaaccactagtgtcttcctttttatctacaaggacttcgccgccctgggctcctaagtgtatgaaagtatggcacggagcgacggcgccgaatacccatatttacacaaagaattttagagcgcccgccgcgggattcgaaccggcgacctctggattgtgagtccagtgcgcggtccgattgatcggACGGGCGGGAAAATTTTGATCAgttcttaaaatatttgaaatagatttatttaaaacaatctGGATTATTTTTGCAGTTTGTCCATCATgatcattttcattaatttgtgtttttgctGTCGTTTCAATCTCAGCTGCTCTTTAAAATACATTGGAAATATTGTTTGTGactgtttgatttgattttcttttagCATTTTGGTGAGGTTTATGctgaataataaaacaaaatttcttgtaataataaaactgaaagtttaaatttttgtcgtttgaaaataaaaattaaataaattatatcTTCACAATAATTTATGTAAGACTGAATTTGGCAggattaaaatacatttttatatgttttttgttgttgtgctcTTTCtatcattacttttttttacttttttttattcttaaagatataagaatttttttttttgttcagctttttttttaaatccctatatctgtatttttgttaaactaaactttttcaattatttttgattaaatcaaACACATTGAAAAGAACAAAAGTAGTTCagattatttcaacatttttgtatgattcGTTTACTCATGATTTTGAAACATCAatctttaattattaattattcaatacaaaattatcttatttattcaatcttaacaaaaaaaatagttaaaaattatGGAGGGGGGAATGAGGGTCTTTCAAATGAGCCAAGGGGGGAATGCaatgaaaaaggttgagaaccactgatttaaagcacaaaattttaatttaaaattagtgAAACAAAAATCGTCTTTTTATGCAAAGGGGCCATTTCTTCAACCTAACACAATATATTTTGGAGATCTTTAAGAAGCTTGTAAATTATTGTGTTGAAATCGAAGAAATCGAAGATTTGCGTAAAGAGGTTTTGcttaatttaatattattattttcatttaaaaaaaggtttcagaAAGTGTCATGCAGCTAAATTATGGCAATttgtgaatttatgaaaataatcgTGTTATATTGTTATTCTTTAAagagtttgtaaaaatatctTCATCGTATTTTATCTCCCCTCCCTTTCGCTGGTAAAAAACAAAACGTTTGTTCGTAAATTATTGTGTAAATtatatttcaattgaaattgattGTTCGATTGTAAATATGTATGCAGCCttatcatcgaaaaaatgtaattataaccATTTGGCAAAATTGAGGCTAATACCCCATTCACCTTTGAAATTGCTTTGGCGAAGATTTGATGACGAacacaaaaacgcgtttttctcggaatacttgatttggcataacaGCCGAATATTCAATTATGAGCGGGTTTGTAACGTTAACAtcagattaataaaaaaaaaactttcctagAATTCATTGCATTTGTAAAGTCTGTTATTTCGCCACCACAGGGGTTGGTAACCAATTTAAAAGCTGTAATTACTTTCCCGATTTTAAATAAGGCTGCACCAT
This is a stretch of genomic DNA from Culex pipiens pallens isolate TS chromosome 1, TS_CPP_V2, whole genome shotgun sequence. It encodes these proteins:
- the LOC120414261 gene encoding uncharacterized protein LOC120414261, coding for MKAFIVLLSLAVALVASAVIPESVVDDGRANQGLDRELVRSRRSVGWGGEHDHHHHEEHVKEVHVTKTVHVPYPVEKKVPVIVEKKVPVYIKEKPKPIKIKIKRTKHSHSG